From Haloarcula hispanica ATCC 33960, the proteins below share one genomic window:
- the ribH gene encoding 6,7-dimethyl-8-ribityllumazine synthase has product MVQLGLVVAQYDKHGAVIEEMEHGAYEAAADNDAEIVASIDVPGSYDTPLAADRLARRSDVDAVAVLGAIISGDTDHDQVIGNAAAQGLTDVSLDRDTPVTLGIIGPGMSQDEAEARTDKGASAVRSAIELATELEQ; this is encoded by the coding sequence ATGGTGCAGCTCGGGCTGGTTGTCGCCCAGTATGATAAACACGGGGCCGTTATCGAGGAGATGGAGCACGGGGCTTACGAGGCCGCTGCCGACAATGACGCCGAGATTGTCGCGTCGATTGATGTCCCGGGGTCCTACGATACGCCGCTGGCCGCCGACCGGCTGGCGCGCCGGTCGGACGTCGACGCCGTGGCCGTCCTCGGCGCGATCATCAGCGGCGACACCGACCACGACCAGGTCATCGGCAACGCCGCCGCACAGGGGCTGACCGACGTATCCCTCGACCGCGACACCCCCGTCACGCTGGGCATCATCGGCCCGGGCATGAGCCAGGACGAAGCCGAGGCCCGAACCGACAAGGGGGCCTCGGCCGTCCGGAGCGCGATCGAACTCGCCACTGAACTCGAACAATGA
- a CDS encoding 30S ribosomal protein S15 → MARMHTRRRGSSDSDKPAADEPPEWSDVDEDAIEERVVELAEQGHSPSEIGLKLRDEGVQGTPIPDVSLATGKKVTEILEENEAEPDLPEDLRNLLERAVRLRDHMDENPGDYQNKRALQNTQSKIRRLIDYYRGDEVDEDFTYSYDNAVEALGLE, encoded by the coding sequence ATGGCACGAATGCATACACGCCGTCGCGGTTCGTCCGACTCGGACAAACCGGCGGCAGACGAACCCCCGGAGTGGAGCGACGTCGACGAGGACGCCATCGAAGAGCGCGTCGTCGAACTGGCCGAACAGGGCCACTCGCCCAGCGAGATCGGCCTGAAACTGCGCGACGAGGGCGTTCAGGGCACGCCGATCCCTGACGTCTCGCTCGCGACCGGCAAGAAAGTCACCGAGATCCTCGAGGAGAACGAAGCTGAGCCGGACCTGCCGGAAGACCTTCGGAACCTGCTCGAGCGGGCCGTCCGCCTTCGCGACCACATGGACGAGAACCCCGGTGACTACCAGAACAAGCGTGCGCTCCAGAACACGCAGTCGAAGATCCGACGCCTCATCGACTACTACCGCGGTGACGAGGTCGACGAGGACTTCACCTACAGCTACGACAACGCCGTCGAAGCGCTGGGTCTCGAATAG
- a CDS encoding 5-(carboxyamino)imidazole ribonucleotide synthase, producing MTLTSPGPTVGVVGGGQLGRMLGEAAAPLGLELLVTDPTPDCPATPVVRDQIVGDFDDEATLRELAERADYLTFEIELADPDVLERVAEETGTPIHPAPETLRTIQDKLVQKRRLSNAGVPVPEFRAVDTAADLREACEELGYPAMLKARTGGYDGRGNIRVEGPEDVEDAVDDIAGPAMVEEMVDFERELAVMGCRGADERDTFPVTETIHREEILRESVAPARASKAVREHARDVAHDVLDVMDGRGVFGIELFETTDGEILLNEIAPRPHNSGHWTIEGCHTSQFEQHLRAVTGQPLGSTDQRFPTVSTNILGDVSERQPAALRGEDGILETPRAHLHWYGKREVYDLRKMGHVTLTADDRDGLLADARDLRDGLTFE from the coding sequence ATGACGCTCACGTCACCAGGGCCGACCGTCGGCGTGGTCGGCGGTGGCCAACTCGGCCGGATGCTAGGCGAGGCGGCCGCGCCGCTCGGCCTCGAACTGCTCGTGACCGACCCGACGCCGGACTGTCCGGCAACACCGGTCGTCCGCGACCAGATCGTCGGCGACTTCGACGACGAGGCGACCTTGCGGGAACTTGCCGAGCGCGCCGACTACCTCACGTTCGAGATCGAACTGGCCGACCCCGATGTTTTGGAACGGGTCGCCGAGGAGACGGGAACGCCGATCCACCCCGCTCCCGAGACGCTCCGGACGATTCAGGACAAACTCGTCCAGAAGCGCCGGCTGTCGAACGCTGGCGTTCCGGTCCCCGAGTTTCGCGCCGTCGACACCGCCGCCGACCTCCGTGAGGCCTGCGAGGAACTGGGCTACCCCGCGATGCTCAAGGCCCGGACCGGCGGCTACGACGGCCGCGGGAACATCCGCGTCGAAGGCCCGGAAGACGTCGAGGACGCTGTCGACGACATCGCCGGCCCCGCGATGGTCGAGGAGATGGTCGACTTCGAGCGCGAACTCGCGGTCATGGGCTGTCGCGGTGCGGACGAACGCGATACGTTCCCGGTGACCGAGACCATCCACCGCGAGGAGATCCTTCGGGAGTCCGTCGCGCCAGCGCGAGCATCGAAAGCCGTCCGCGAGCACGCCCGAGACGTCGCTCACGACGTGCTCGACGTGATGGACGGCCGCGGCGTGTTCGGCATCGAACTGTTCGAGACGACCGACGGCGAGATTCTGCTCAACGAGATCGCGCCGCGACCGCACAACTCCGGCCACTGGACTATCGAAGGGTGTCACACCTCGCAGTTCGAGCAACACCTGCGGGCCGTCACCGGCCAGCCGCTGGGATCGACCGACCAGCGGTTCCCCACCGTCTCGACGAACATCCTTGGGGACGTATCGGAGCGCCAGCCGGCAGCATTGCGGGGCGAAGACGGGATACTGGAGACGCCACGGGCGCACCTGCACTGGTACGGCAAGCGCGAGGTGTACGACCTCCGGAAGATGGGGCACGTAACGCTGACGGCTGACGACCGCGACGGCCTGCTCGCCGACGCGCGCGACCTCCGCGACGGACTGACTTTCGAGTGA
- a CDS encoding flippase activity-associated protein Agl23, which translates to MAEPSLLSALHDIRDRSRSWFADDPRATVKLVVAVTLLGLVLRVAALGSRVAHFDEGRVAYWALHLRDSGSFAYRYIIHGPFIQHVDAWVFTVAAPTDFTMRLPVAIVGGLLPLTALLFREHLRSDETVFMAAFLALNPVLLYFSRFMRSDVLVAAFMFAAFGLLVRFVDTRKARYLYGVAAFMALGFASKENAIVYVLTWLGATGLLLAKVLVLPNGYRDAVGFLRGVPTVGAIWGRMAGRVRADIALVVNTVRSFRDRHDSAGSVLAAYASHIILAALVFGFVSLFFYAPRGAGVAGIEYPPAPAASGDVNFWSGVTNPSLFPELVQVTWERVVDQYSEWFSPASEKATTTETGLVDSIETFYESVDGHYEVLLKALGYTAAPLLLFSVFGYALDRLGTVEPRHLVPFAAYGGYVSILGYPIGTDIGAPWLAVHVVVPLSIPAAVGLAAVIRWGNESLSTDDVTGAAIAAAIVLLVTALVVNTTATRVYTNEHLEGNPLVQYAQPQESLRDDLAEMDRIATSNGNGTDVVMYHGERGDAYDGDDAYVKEDRGQWNDSWWNTRPTCLQWHNSLPLPWYYAAEDVNVSCENRPDTLAEQTQEDQPPIVITQQIDSTVPAERLEAAGYEPRTHRMRTKYGSNDMTVWVHESYGREPNG; encoded by the coding sequence ATGGCTGAGCCGTCCCTGCTGTCTGCCCTCCACGATATCCGGGACCGGAGCCGGTCCTGGTTCGCGGACGACCCCCGCGCCACCGTGAAGCTCGTCGTCGCCGTGACGCTTCTCGGACTCGTCCTCAGAGTCGCGGCGCTCGGGAGCCGCGTCGCCCACTTCGACGAGGGTCGCGTGGCCTACTGGGCGCTGCATCTCCGCGATTCCGGCTCGTTCGCCTACCGATACATCATCCACGGCCCGTTCATCCAGCACGTCGACGCCTGGGTGTTCACCGTCGCCGCGCCGACTGACTTCACGATGCGGCTCCCGGTCGCGATTGTCGGTGGCCTGCTCCCGCTGACAGCACTGCTCTTTCGCGAACACCTCCGGTCCGACGAGACTGTGTTCATGGCCGCGTTTCTCGCGCTCAATCCGGTCCTGCTGTACTTCTCGCGGTTCATGCGCAGCGACGTGCTGGTCGCGGCGTTCATGTTCGCCGCCTTCGGCCTGCTCGTCCGGTTCGTCGACACCCGCAAGGCGCGCTATCTCTACGGCGTCGCGGCGTTCATGGCGCTCGGGTTCGCCTCGAAGGAGAACGCCATTGTCTACGTGCTGACGTGGCTGGGCGCGACTGGTCTCCTGCTGGCGAAGGTACTGGTCCTCCCCAACGGCTATCGCGACGCGGTCGGCTTCCTCCGTGGCGTCCCGACCGTCGGCGCAATCTGGGGGCGGATGGCGGGCCGCGTTCGGGCCGACATCGCGCTCGTCGTCAACACTGTCCGCTCGTTCCGCGACCGCCACGACAGCGCCGGCTCCGTCCTCGCGGCGTACGCGAGTCACATCATCCTCGCCGCGCTGGTGTTTGGCTTCGTCTCGCTGTTCTTCTACGCGCCCCGCGGGGCCGGCGTCGCGGGCATCGAATACCCGCCAGCGCCGGCCGCCAGTGGCGACGTGAACTTCTGGTCCGGCGTGACGAACCCGTCGCTGTTCCCGGAGCTCGTTCAGGTGACCTGGGAGCGCGTCGTCGACCAGTACAGCGAGTGGTTCTCGCCGGCCTCGGAGAAAGCCACGACCACTGAAACAGGCCTGGTCGACTCTATCGAAACGTTCTACGAGAGCGTCGACGGCCACTACGAGGTACTGTTGAAAGCGCTGGGCTACACCGCGGCACCGCTGCTTCTGTTCTCGGTGTTCGGGTACGCGCTCGACCGGCTCGGAACCGTCGAGCCGCGCCACCTCGTCCCGTTCGCGGCCTACGGCGGCTACGTCTCGATTCTGGGCTACCCCATCGGGACCGACATCGGCGCGCCGTGGCTCGCCGTCCACGTCGTGGTCCCGCTGTCGATTCCGGCCGCTGTCGGACTCGCTGCTGTGATCCGGTGGGGGAACGAATCGCTGTCGACCGACGACGTGACCGGCGCTGCCATCGCCGCTGCCATCGTCCTGCTCGTTACGGCCCTCGTCGTCAACACCACTGCCACGCGGGTGTACACCAACGAGCACCTGGAGGGGAATCCGTTGGTCCAGTACGCCCAGCCACAGGAGTCGCTCCGCGACGATCTGGCGGAGATGGACCGCATCGCGACGAGCAACGGAAACGGCACCGATGTGGTGATGTACCACGGGGAGCGCGGCGACGCCTACGACGGCGACGACGCGTACGTCAAAGAAGACCGCGGTCAGTGGAACGACTCGTGGTGGAACACCAGACCGACCTGCTTGCAATGGCACAATTCACTGCCGCTGCCGTGGTACTACGCGGCCGAGGACGTGAACGTCTCGTGTGAGAACCGACCAGACACGCTCGCCGAACAGACGCAAGAAGACCAGCCACCGATAGTCATTACCCAGCAGATCGACAGCACGGTCCCCGCCGAACGGCTCGAAGCCGCCGGCTACGAACCCCGAACCCACCGAATGCGAACGAAGTACGGCTCGAACGACATGACGGTGTGGGTCCACGAGTCCTACGGGCGAGAACCGAACGGTTAA
- a CDS encoding KEOPS complex subunit Pcc1 has protein sequence MRRAEIRTTHDSPERVARAVRPDNTDEMTTRVEGDAVVTTVERDSTGGLQATVDDYVVNIRVAAQLADQHTQSNHE, from the coding sequence ATGAGACGGGCCGAGATTCGTACGACACACGACTCGCCCGAACGCGTCGCACGCGCGGTGCGGCCCGACAACACCGACGAGATGACCACGCGCGTCGAGGGCGACGCGGTGGTCACCACCGTCGAGCGCGACTCGACCGGCGGCCTGCAGGCGACCGTCGACGACTACGTCGTCAACATCCGGGTTGCAGCACAGCTCGCAGACCAACACACACAATCCAATCATGAGTGA
- a CDS encoding plastocyanin/azurin family copper-binding protein, protein MRWLNTSKQGHSVTAYEDDIPDDADYFASGGFDTEQAARDNWGSSSGGTMYEGDDFTHTFEVLGEHPYFCIPHERAGMVGTVVVTENPETATSGE, encoded by the coding sequence GTGCGGTGGCTCAACACGAGCAAACAGGGCCACTCGGTCACGGCCTACGAGGACGACATCCCCGACGACGCCGACTACTTCGCCTCCGGCGGCTTCGACACCGAACAGGCGGCCCGCGACAACTGGGGGAGTTCCTCCGGCGGGACGATGTACGAGGGTGACGATTTCACCCACACCTTCGAGGTGCTCGGCGAACATCCCTACTTCTGTATTCCACACGAGCGAGCCGGGATGGTCGGGACCGTCGTCGTGACCGAAAACCCCGAAACGGCGACGAGCGGCGAGTAG
- a CDS encoding pyridoxal phosphate-dependent aminotransferase: MTMDFASRVERVEPSATLAISNKAAELEAEGKDVVDLSVGEPDFDTPENIKDAAKDALDAGHTGYTSSNGIPELKEAIADKLHDDGLTQYGPDNLIVTPGGKQALYEIFQTVIDDGDEVALLDPAWVSYEAMAKLAGGTLTRVDTAAHDFQLEGALDDLADAVSDETELLVVNSPGNPHGAVYSREAMEGVRDLAVEHDITVISDEIYKEITYDGVEAISLGTLEGMEDRTITLNGFSKAYSMTGWRLGYFAAPEELVSQAGKVHSHSVSCAVNFVQHAGVEAITNTDDAVEEMRQAFAERREFLMGLFEDHGVHVPEPQGAFYMMPEIAPDGDDTEWCDQAISEAQVATVPGTAFGTPGYARISYANSKERLQEAVDRLAEADLI, translated from the coding sequence ATGACTATGGACTTCGCTTCCCGCGTCGAACGTGTAGAACCGAGCGCGACCCTCGCGATCAGCAACAAGGCCGCAGAACTGGAGGCCGAAGGGAAAGACGTCGTCGACCTGAGCGTCGGCGAACCCGACTTCGACACGCCGGAGAACATCAAAGACGCCGCCAAGGACGCACTCGACGCCGGCCACACCGGCTACACGTCCTCGAACGGCATCCCCGAACTGAAGGAGGCTATTGCCGACAAGCTCCACGACGACGGCCTCACTCAGTACGGCCCGGACAACCTCATCGTCACGCCCGGCGGCAAGCAGGCGCTGTACGAGATTTTCCAGACCGTCATCGACGATGGCGACGAAGTCGCCCTGCTCGACCCGGCCTGGGTGTCCTACGAGGCGATGGCGAAACTCGCCGGCGGGACGCTGACCCGCGTCGACACCGCCGCCCACGACTTCCAGCTTGAAGGCGCGCTGGACGACCTCGCCGACGCCGTCTCCGACGAGACGGAGCTGCTCGTGGTCAACTCCCCGGGCAACCCCCACGGCGCGGTGTACTCCCGCGAAGCGATGGAGGGCGTCCGCGACCTCGCCGTCGAGCACGACATCACGGTGATCTCGGACGAGATCTACAAGGAGATCACCTACGACGGCGTCGAAGCCATCTCGCTGGGCACGCTTGAGGGCATGGAGGACCGAACCATCACGCTCAACGGCTTCTCAAAGGCCTACTCGATGACCGGTTGGCGGCTGGGCTACTTCGCGGCCCCGGAAGAACTGGTCTCCCAGGCCGGGAAGGTCCACTCCCACTCCGTCTCGTGTGCCGTCAACTTCGTCCAGCACGCCGGCGTCGAGGCCATCACGAATACCGACGACGCCGTCGAAGAGATGCGCCAGGCCTTCGCCGAGCGCCGCGAGTTCCTCATGGGCCTGTTCGAGGACCACGGCGTCCACGTCCCCGAGCCACAGGGCGCGTTCTACATGATGCCCGAAATCGCCCCCGACGGGGATGACACGGAGTGGTGCGACCAGGCCATCTCGGAGGCACAGGTCGCCACCGTCCCCGGGACCGCGTTCGGGACGCCCGGCTACGCTCGCATCTCCTACGCAAACAGCAAGGAGCGCCTGCAGGAAGCCGTCGACCGCCTCGCCGAGGCCGACCTGATCTGA
- a CDS encoding 30S ribosomal protein S3ae, producing the protein MSERSVSKRAEQKRWYTVQAPEQFDREVLGKTPADEPDKVLGRTIETTLGELTNDASENNTKLTFKINEVASDTAYTEFIRHELTRDYLRSLVRRGSSKVEAYITVLTTDDYRVQIQPVAVTTKKADASQEKAIRRTMIDLVRETAKDRTFEQLIDSVVEGRLSSAIYGEAKDIYPLRRVEIKKTTLEARPEEVAAEEETAVDVDEEDVDVEA; encoded by the coding sequence ATGAGTGAACGAAGCGTTTCAAAGCGCGCAGAACAGAAACGGTGGTACACCGTGCAGGCTCCCGAGCAGTTCGACCGGGAGGTTCTCGGTAAGACACCGGCAGACGAACCGGACAAGGTGCTCGGACGCACCATCGAAACAACGCTCGGCGAACTGACCAACGACGCCAGCGAGAACAACACGAAGCTGACCTTCAAGATCAACGAGGTTGCCTCGGACACGGCGTACACGGAGTTCATCCGCCACGAACTTACGCGGGACTACCTCCGCTCGCTCGTCCGACGGGGCTCCTCGAAGGTCGAGGCCTACATCACCGTGCTGACCACGGATGACTACCGCGTCCAGATTCAGCCGGTCGCCGTGACGACGAAGAAGGCCGACGCCTCCCAGGAGAAGGCCATCCGCCGGACGATGATCGACCTCGTCCGCGAGACGGCCAAGGACCGCACCTTCGAACAGCTGATCGACAGCGTCGTCGAAGGGCGCCTCTCCTCGGCCATCTACGGCGAGGCCAAGGACATCTACCCGCTCCGACGCGTCGAGATCAAGAAGACCACGCTCGAAGCGCGGCCGGAAGAAGTCGCCGCCGAAGAGGAGACGGCCGTCGACGTGGACGAGGAAGACGTCGACGTCGAAGCCTAA